Within Cydia fagiglandana chromosome 25, ilCydFagi1.1, whole genome shotgun sequence, the genomic segment gttaatcaatgggcccctttataactggagtcgccttttagagcttacccctctgtcgaaaaccatgcacaattgtgcaaagttTTGTATGAACTGACATAGCTATTTGTACGCAATACATTTTGACTTCCCTTCCCCTggaaaaatcggcagactgttttgcacagaaaatgacagccatgacgtctccagttagttactaaatgctctaaggtccGTGTATATATAATTTTGCCACCTACCCGCCGTCACAAATCTCGTCGAACGCCAACATGACGGCGTCCAAATTATCGAGCAGTACTCGCCTCTCGACGTTCCGACGCAAAAGGATACTCACGGACTCGTACAGTGCGTTCAATACTGACAACAGGATCAGCTGAAATGGGTAATGGTAAATattatcaaagacatatgtaacttcgtataagatgaatagagtctaagaaaaaaacgtgccgcggaaatcaagaaaatctCATTCtgggatagatggcgcacacacctttagcctattctcggctagatggcgtgacgacaccgtttcatatttaacaattttaacacatagatatcagtgaatgaacatgggtcaaaatgatataaaaataataaaatcatttatccatataggtatattcatttttatgataatcttatacgtgtttattttgagttatggtcgtgtgtcgatagatggcagtaaatttacagtgactacaacaattactatgacaggacccctctatactctctattctttttgatattattaacccccttattcataaacgtctactaaagttgacaagccgataataattgtttgtccctttccatcataccaatacgtcggaaaggaacaaacaattattatcggcttgtcaactttagtagacgtttatgaataagggggtaagtgtgtaaagaaaatagacaagaattattgtcaataaaccggccaagtgcgagttggactcgcgtacgaagggttccgtaccattacgcaaaaaacagcaaaaaaatcacgtttgttgtacgggagccccactaaaatatttatgttattctgtttttagtatttgttgttatagcggcaacaattgtacatcatctgtgaaaatttcaactgtctagctatcacggttcatgatacagcctggtgacagacagacagacggactgacGTCACCCTAAGtctaagtggggctcccatacaataaacgtgatatttttgccgttttttgcgtaaatggtacggaactcttcatGCGTGAGTCAAActagcacttggccggttttgtagttgttaaaaataatttataattacctCGTTTTCATGCGAGCTCCCCATAACATAGAAGAACAGATCCACGTTACTCTTGTAAACGCAGGTCAGGCCTTCCAGCATTATGATTTCAGCGTTGGCTCTGAAACAGTACAGTATAACATCATTTTCACATgtccccccccacatctagcgtctttcgagcgtcggcgtctggtcagcgctatggaaaatgacgtcgccagttgcgtcgacgttgcgtcgagcagcggccatagagttgtagacacCGACGCacgaaagacgctagtgtgggggtGGCCTTAGaggtcccactgttgggcacaggcctcctctaaTAACCTCTGGCAGCCCCTCAAGCAAAACCAAATGAAAATGTCATTAAAACTTTATTTCTAATAAGACAATAAATGTTTCTTTAACTAAGTACATAAAGTCATAAagtctagtgggtagtgaccctgcctgcgaagccgatggtcctgggttcgaatcccagtaaggtcatttatttgtatgatgatacagatatttgttcctgagtcatgggtgttttctatgtatttaagtatttgtatattatatatatcgttgtctgagtacccacaacacaagccttcttgagcttactgtgggacttagtcaatctgtgtaagaatgtcctataatatttatttatttatttatttaaacatttaaatatgtgacgtcccacaaaaaaggtaccttatggcggttggcgcttacactattattaaagccgctccaaaattattgcggcgccatgcgacgtaaacgccggccgccataaggtacctttttccgtggaacgtcatatataataaaaaaaaataaaaaaaagttatttatttatttgttttacaagggggcaaagttgttgtttaaccgctcatgCTACTATTGATACACGAGCAAGCGaaaaattccaaaattgaaaaaaaagttcgaaaaatggaatcttgagcgttgcgagggtttcaaagcacgagggttaaacaaaatttgcccccgagtgagacacaaaatttttcaccacaccagcccgaaggaaatattaaatgtaaaatattaaacaaaatcaaacccaatcaaaatgaatgttattaaatatttatcatccgaaatcatcatttaaaagtcaattctaccagcaaatataagaaaacaactcaaaaattgtatttgattactttgcctcacatgtgaataaaatgcaactttgctatcagtttttgaagtgcatagtgagcctttacgagctggtgtggtaaAAAAGTATTAACATACGCGATATAATCTattaactatcgcggtaaccgaagactactaaataactattacattaCCTGTGTGTCTTGTTAAATAGGTTCTTCTCAAACGCCTTCTGCTCCTTGGCTGTAGGGAGTATGTTCTTATCATAGTACTTGGCGAGTATTCTGTTGCCCTCATTGTCCAGGATGCACATGCCCTTCACGATGTACAGAGTAGGCTCCTGGAATGTACGGGTATGTCCATGATACAAGTGTGATAAATAGTAAATATGAAACAAGCGGTAAATTTTAGAACATGACCGAAGGGAGCATATATGTGTtaaccactcaaccgtccggcccgcgagactgttttcctgtcaaccgtccggggttttttagcgacgcacgccccgcgaAGCGCATTTacaactttctacaaaaattataactatattgccatctaaatttttttagagctatttagttaggctacgttgtcgcatcaagagaattagttaataatgccgaaatattccattagatggctctgaaatcaactctttcttccacccctttggatagtaaggttcccgcggacggttaagagcatatttttttcggatactatgctatcgtcggacggtcaagtggttaAACAATGTTTTACAGTACAGGGCCCTTaaaattttcgacgtagttacgtaatgtgcttattatagcacctggTGTTGTAATGTAGCTTCagatatgtactgtaaataatttttttaagaATTTGCATGGGCAGTCACCATCAGGAAatcatatcggagcggccaaggtaaggtttacttgggtaattccgaatgtcgaaaactgtcggataattccaaAAGGAGACTTTTAtaatgatggaattaagggtgattttcatctgaatttcggaattatccgacattcggtattacccgaatacaccttactcaaaaatatatgaacatgaacttaataataGAATACAACAACTTGACAATAGGAGCTGTGTTTAGATATTTGAGAACACCTTgtccgcttcgatatatctgatggcgactgtactggattgtaattaataataaaataacattataactattatttcCAACAATCTTGCATTGAAAGAGTGACATTCAAATAGATAATTCGTATtgaatttatatatatttcttaTGAAATATTGACCAAAGTGAAGCTGGAAGCAGACAAATTCGGTCGATCTGTGTTAGAATTATAAATGAAAACTGAAAAACCACTAATTTCATCAAAACATGCCGAAATTACACCGACAATACCTCATTCTGTTCGTTTAATATAAcataatttgtgacgttttatatagttaaataagtgTAATACTTACAAACAACGATCCCTCCATACTTGTATGAACCATACTATAATTGTATTTACGCCTAAAACGAgtgtttttacaaaaaaagaaatGCAAATTTATTTACACGCGTTGACGTGTAGATATTTTGACGTTTGACGTGTCGATGGAATTGCCAgacttatatttaaaaactccAAGCACagtgtgtttttagggttccgtacccaaagggtaaaacgggaccctattactaagacttcgctgtccgtccgtccgtctgtcaccaggctgtatctcacgaaccgtgatagctagacaattgaaatttttacagatgatgtatttctgttgccgctataacaacaaatactaaaaacagaataaaataaaggtttaaatggggctcccatacaacaaacgtgatttttgaccaaagttaagcaacgtcgggagtggtcagtacttggatgggtgaccatttttttttttgtttttttttgttttttgttttttttgcattatggtacggaacccttcgtgcgcgagtccgactcgcacttgcccggttttttttaaaattattttcacaACGATGATCATtattaaaaaatgaaaataatatagattCATGAAAACAACATAAAAAATGATAGTGGTGTGTTAAATATTTtcaacaataattaaaaaaaattaatgtgatttattttgataattcTGTTACATTACCCGTATTCCATGGACAAATTTTATGTGGTCACCCAATAGTAATAAACTCTGTAGCTGCCATCTAGCGGATAAGATTGAAACTACTGAGCTTTAATTTACGCTGATTCTGGAACGTTAGTAGGCGCGGTAGTAATGCTGTTTAGGTCACATAGATGGCGTTATGAAgaagagtttttttttcatttaataccTAACATTGTAAAAAATTGAACTATCACTATAGTAATTTTCAAACTCGATGGGTACACTGACAAGTGTCtattttgtattaaattgcaaaaaaaaatcacagGTGTCGTGTCGTATACTTAAGCAAAGACATGTATTGTGAAAATAAAGATTATACTATCCCGCGCGACCTAGTTGGGAACTCGTCCTCATTTTAGATTATCCGATAGATGTCGTTAGACTCGCAAACTTGCTGTCTCGCTCACACACCGGGTGGGCTGATCCGCATCAGTCTGACAACCGCATTTAGCTTTTTCAACCTCATTACGACATCGTAGATTGATTCGTCTTCCCGCCAATTGTAACGGTTTTCAAGATGGCGACCGAAATAGCGCTTTGATGTCTCCGCGTCGAATTACAAAAATCGAACTTCCTCCCGTGTGATCTCATTGgtctgtgccctgtttatcaaaagcttgtaacttgtaatacaagtggaagtccctttctaacaaaagctgtcaaaaagggacttccacttgtattacaagttacaagcttttgataaacagggcactggtctAGTTTATCCCCacatagggttaccagatgacaggaattttcctgacatgtcaggaattttggccttttgtcaggaatggggacggaacacgaaaatgtcaggaattttatgaattgatagacttttttataaagtacctttttattaTAAAGTAACACAAATAATAAATCTCATAAagcttaaattaataaaacgcGGCTATCGGCTCAATTGGGTGCGTCGCTAACGGCGCTAGACCCCCTCCCCTTCCCCCTAAGTCGTCAAAAAcatgaatgtcaggaaaaatattcggatatcaggaattttgtcaggaaattctaaatttgtaccTGGTATCCCTATCCCCGCAAGGCCCAGtgtgcattacaatgtacatTTCGTTTAAATCTAATTAGGAACTTTCCTAAACCAAATAAAACAgcattggagcattccacgggctgtcccgtacaaacgcattttatttcctgtgttgcgacttttttctcggcatatacctaaagcaggcgattattttactgtgcatatttttgaccatttgtcatagaaaagaaaactcttatagggtaaaggcaccagtgctcagccatgcaccagtagtcagcctttcttgcctgtttttggctgtaaataataacgtttttctaattttcatgtgaaaactaggtaatattatagattgataagctattcattgaaaaatacctTAATGCTTAAATGAATACTCTACGATGATCCACAACAAAATTTCAAACAAGTGGTGTCTTCTGACATGAAAGGTTAAGAGATATGCGCCATTTTTTTTGGAATGTCACATGGTATTTTGATAAGACGATAGCAGCCgaattgtgatttatttttaaaagaatatGGTCTGCTTCACCTAATTAATACTTAAACTATCTGAAAAAAGTAAAA encodes:
- the LOC134677098 gene encoding coatomer subunit zeta-1 isoform X2, which codes for MVHTSMEGSLFEPTLYIVKGMCILDNEGNRILAKYYDKNILPTAKEQKAFEKNLFNKTHRANAEIIMLEGLTCVYKSNVDLFFYVMGSSHENELILLSVLNALYESVSILLRRNVERRVLLDNLDAVMLAFDEICDGGVILDADPTSIVGRAALRTEDVPLGEQTVAQILYKIMNDN
- the LOC134677098 gene encoding coatomer subunit zeta-1 isoform X1, with amino-acid sequence MVHTSMEGSLFEPTLYIVKGMCILDNEGNRILAKYYDKNILPTAKEQKAFEKNLFNKTHRANAEIIMLEGLTCVYKSNVDLFFYVMGSSHENELILLSVLNALYESVSILLRRNVERRVLLDNLDAVMLAFDEICDGGVILDADPTSIVGRAALRTEDVPLGEQTVAQVLQSAKEQLKWSLLK